Part of the Homalodisca vitripennis isolate AUS2020 unplaced genomic scaffold, UT_GWSS_2.1 ScUCBcl_757;HRSCAF=3422, whole genome shotgun sequence genome is shown below.
tacactcacttgaatcgtcgcaatcactactaataacgagatcgatttcaccgtcacgaagtgtacgactacaacccgctattgtttccgcacaactaatataaatagcaaaataatggaataaatctactgtaagagtaaagtaaatggtctcctgatagcaaacaacccgtagtagtacaaactattgctactcgagagcagcacttatcggctctagtagataaagcagtgcgtgccgatctgtgccgtttaggctgcagtggctacattgtggccgtgccgattcatgccttgcgagcgggagagggttaaatgGCTCTATGTCAGAAACTAGGCCTGTTAAGCtaggtgttcctcagggatccATTTTAGGACCTACtctatttatctatatatatataaaaatgaaactgttcgtgtgtaacagcatcactcacaaacggctggacggattcgcctaatttttttttttaatttgttcgtcttgatctgtagaaggttataggatactttttatccctttcccgattcaggattccgccccactggttacagaaatacccgtaagaaatgcattgcagcaaacatatgttattaagtgaaagagtcttttcaaatttttaatcagctgttctttgtaaacatatataatgcgacaaaaaatatatttatatataatttaattactacacttatagttttaaagcatagagtaagcttaagagaaacgacaaattttgtttaaactgtttctgcaatcataatatgtGAGGCGGAAAGCAAAAAGGGACCTCTTgtctcaaattttttattttgagtgttttatatttttattataagcaattAATTTCTAACAATTCGGTGCAAAAATCATATTGATACGAGTTTATTTGACCGAGTTAtcatggtttgaattttaaaaaataaaataaggatttttgagaaaaacacatttaaacaattcaaagaggtataaaatatttatttatcatatttaagaaataaattttatataaaattaaagcttaTACTATTGTCTTTTGAttggtatatttgtatttttcaaatgtctccaaattttgtttattgtagtgGTTAGACTGAACGCTTGCGGCGCTTCTTTGAAGGTCCTAGGACTGCAGCAGGATTGTCAGGCTCAGGATCTGCTGCTGCAACCAAGAACCAAGATCTTAATAGACcataaaactacatatatattgcatataatatattatatacatatgtaatatattttatataatctttaatattttttaaattcacttgcATAATGGGGTAACCCCCCCCCCTCAACCAGTCAtgatgaacaaaacatttttcaagatactggttttatctaattattttaaacatagataATTATGTTATTGAAACAATAACAAGTTCCTCTGTAAACTTACTCTACAAACTAAACAGAAGAATTTGTCAATTAATACATtagatgaaaacaataaaagttttacctAAACAATCTATTGACGTTACAAATTTTAGATAATTACCTGCCATTGCTTCTGTAGCTTGCTCAGGTTCTACTGGAGGACATAACGTATCCTTGAACTCCTCTTTACAATACTGCCTGATGTTTTTATGTAAGTATTCCCTGCGTTGCCGTGTCATTCCTTCTGGGATGATTTCATCTGGGAAGCCATGTGGTCCATCTTGTAAAGCGAATATCTGATGCACAAACTCGTTCCCATCTAGCTCAGTTTTGCAGTGTACTTTGCCTTTGTATTCAACACTAAACTCAAAATGGTTGTATTGCGTAATGTGAGCGATCTTTTTGGCACTATGGTTTTGAAAGAAACGTAACCAGTCATAGGTTTTTAGAGCTACTTCACCTTTTTCGTTTCCAACCATAACTGCTGAGTTTACACGTTTAGATGGTGTTGATTTTTCAATACAATCAACTAAGTCGGACAGAGATGACACATTAGTTACTCTAAACTTCTTTTTCAATAGACCAAATGCCCAATCACATGCGAATTTGGTGTGACCTACTGGCATGAAAGACAacacaattttcttatttttgtgttCGCAAATCCTCCATGCTAAGTAACccatcaaaatattgtttttgttttggcCTACACAATTATCAGCGTGGATATACATCACGTCTTCTCCAGAACTGTTGCTTTCCAAATAGTGGTCAAATAGGCTAACTATGAGATTAGAACCTTTCGTCGTACTGACACTTTCAGGAATGAGATAGTTTATCTGTTGATTTTTCGTTTCGCACATCACCCCAAAAATGCCTACTTTGAACGGCACTAAGAAGTATATGGGGCCAGGCTGCATTGGATTGCTTGGTATGTGCACTTGTTGTGCCATATCAAAGCTGTAGTGCACTGTAGATGTGTCACCATTTTCTAAATTCtctctagtttttttaattgtgtcatTATAGTGCTTTCTTTCTTTAGCAACAGTTTCCAAGTGTAGTGTCATTTTTTCCAAGGTTTGCATTTTGATCTCTTCAGAAACTGAAGCCATTTCTGCCCCAGATGTATAATGTTTTTGGCATATAGCACATAGATCAGACCTCGGCTTCATAACTACAATATCAGGACAAATATCTCTCCAAATGTTAGTAAAGATTTTTTGATGCACAGGCTTTTCTTGCATTTCATCAGTGAATGAAGCTCTATACTTGTCATAAATCTTAACTTTAGAATCACTTGAAGGAAGCAGTTTTAAGCTGGTGTTGTAAACTGTCTTGCTTCTTCCGGGAAGAATAATGGCATGCTGTTCAGCATAGTTCTGCAGGAACTTTACCACAAACTCAGTGTCTTTAaatgatgtaacattttttttaactttccctGTGTTTCCGTGTGCTGTGGCAATCAATCCTGAAGTGTTGTACATCTTGGTTAGGcgttttaacctttttattttaatattatgagcAAACATGTATGTGTTTTTGCAAACTGGCCTACCTTTGAGATAGAACGTTGTTCGAGAATTTTTTCTTTCAGTGTTTTTCCGGTGAGATCTTGAGGTTAGTGTTGTATCATTCGTTAGGCTACGAAGTTGGCCTAATATGacttggtctaatttatttacatggcCGTGGTAATGGTCTAGCTCAGCACATTCGTATCGCATTTCTACAAATTCTTCAGCAGAAAACATACCAGAACAATTTCCCTTACAACCACAACTAGTTCCTTTAAAATTCTGAACTATGTTGCGATCGTTCACCGCGTCAAAAGTGTCTACTAAATTGGCAGCAACATCCACCATTACAAGGTTATGGCCACCATCGTTTTCGTCTAGCACTTGTTGATTATTAGCCTCTATTTCAatgataacattttcaatattaataacatCAACATTATTACCTGCATCTGCCACCAGCATATCTTGTATTTCATCAACTTTTGGAATATCATTGAGCAAAGAAATGTCAGCAATATTAACTGAAGTGTCTTGTTCGGGTAGGCCTATCGGTTCCTCTTCATCTTCACTACTTGATTCGTCACTGCTTAAAGGCCTTTCAGAGAAATAATCCGCGTAAACACTGTAGTCCTCATcactaatattttgattgttaccaaaacttaaactatttaaaacattcaaaactttATCTTCATCCATTTCGCTGATAAATGTTTACGAACAACTAGCACAACAACAACAGGGAAGCTTTGATTTAGCTTATTATGACCACTTTGTTTGTCAGCTGTTAATGGCTGCCAACCGTATTGTAAGTAATTGTACTGAATGTAAAAACACGTATAGTTTACTAATAATACTAactactataatttattaattatagttattattttaaaagaaacactaAACAAATCCTATTAACAGTTGCTTATAATACATCTAGAATATTCAACTAGCTGAGAAAGACTCCAACTTGATTAAATCACAACGCAACAGCTGGCAGGTTTCTGTTGAAGGGCAATGTTTTCTAGGACCAGAAAACGTTCTACCTTTAGCTCCCGCTCGTCCTAGTTCCAACAAATGTCAACAGAATTCAGGAGAAGCCTCTCTTTGAAGCGCTTTACGTAAATCCAAGCATTTTAGAAAAGGGACCTGTTGTCGGCTCCATGTTATAACTCCATAACGACAAGAGGTCCCTTTTCTCAAGCACGACATATGTCTCATTTTCGTTGTTTTTTCGAGTATTATCTGGTCGAATACTAACATACCATTCGATTTACATTGCAGAATGATAGTTAGAGAACAATAATCGACTAAAAACAGAAAATCGATGTATTTGACCCAAATCACTCATTTGGCCTGTACTGAAAATTTTACTCGCCCGACAAGAGGTCCCTTTTTGCTTTCCGCCtcacatatataaaaatgaatgtttgtgtgtttgtcctttatagactcagaaactattggaccgatcactatgaaaatttgtatttttctatgtagaaggtttatacgcaatgcccattgatgtaactaaccaccaggctgtactgcaagatataaaagttatcaaagcgcctgcacattataaactgcaattacaacacagtagttacgtatattaaaatatccaaacactatttgaaggcaaagaaatatacgggcaaagcttaagagacgcgtgcgaagccgcgggaaacagctagttttgtatataaatgacttTCCGTTTAATCTCAATGACAATTATGTTAGTACgtatttgtttgctgatgacttgGGTCTCAAGGTCTGCGCAAAAACGAGGAACGAATGTAATGAGCTACTTAGTGTTAAGACCGTAATTGTAGATGATTGGTGTGCAGCAAATAAGCTCtgtgtaaatgataaaaaaattcaagatttgcATATTACCTTATCTAATAGGCCTAGTAATAATGAGGACTTAAGTCTTAAGTTTCTTGGCATTTTTATACAACCCAATCTTAAATGGCAAACTCATATTGATTATGTAGCTTCTCGAATTTCCCGAggtatttttcttataagatCCCTTAATGGAACTATTTCTGCTAAACACTTGCTTTTTATGTACTATGCCTATATTCATAGTTTCTTAACATATGGAGTAACTTTGTGGGGCCAATCTCAGAGTGCGAATAAActgtttgtgttacaaaaaagagcagtcaggctTATATGTAATGTCCAGAGTCGTGAGCACTGTAAACCACTGTTTGTAAAATTAGGTGTATTAACATTGCCGTCTATTTATGTactgtattaaatgttttgttatatgtcagagataatttatcattatttattaatcaatgtgATGTTCATAGTTATAGTACTCgtaatagaaataatgtagttGTACCAAAATGTAAATTTGCTAGCACTCAAGTCAGTTTTAGATATCAgggaatcaaatattacaatgctTTGCCCAATCATATCAAGGTATTAAacagatcaaattttaaaaatgttgtaaagaaaatgttagtaGATTCATGTTTGTACACTGTTGATGAATTTTTAACTGTGATAAGAAGTAAGGCTATTTAAAGTAagctatagattatttataatatgacgttgttatatacatattttgtattctgacaataaaccatttgaatttgaatttatatgatatatataatcatatataatccAAGATATAACTACTACTAATTCTCTATAAAAATATGGAAGCATcatgttatattataatgtattgaaaTGTACAACATGCAAATTACAATAGCTTTATACATAACAATTAtgcaatttatagaaaaaataaatatacctaaattttgcaatatttaaaacattttaacaagaaaaacttTGTAAACGTCACTTTCTTATaactaaatctaaattaaataagtgtaaataattacagtaacttACATTGTATTTCCAGTGTCAAATATTGGTTACGAAAACATAATGTCATCGTCAGTGCTCACTTCAGATACTAGGCATTGGACACATGAGGCAGGTGCAGAGTGTTCATTTCTTTGACAAAACAAACATGGCTGACTGACTCCAGTGTAAAGTGTATAATATGTGGTAATTATCCAACAACCATTACTATATTTGTGCACACAACCTACCTGGAACAACTGTAAGTCCACTCACTTATAAAGATCCAAGAAAATAGAACAACACAAGTAACTGACTCAATTTCAAAAAGCTATGCATTATTATTACGCATATTTTTAGGTCacagtaatactataaatttgacTATATTAAACAAGAGTTTCTTCATTTGACATtaagaaactaattaattttcaagCCAATTGCtccaatataatagtaaaatatatgatGTCACTCTTGCCAGATGTACAACCTTGAACATGCCAATTCAACAACAGTGACCGACTTCCGTCTCAGTAGCAAGTGGCCAGCAGTGTTATGTACACGTATGTCACACTGGAGCACTGACCTGGAGCTGCTGACTGTGCACCTAATGTCTGCTGTCATTTATCTACATCTGACTCCCACCACATATCTAGCTTAGGCTGCTTGGGTTCCACTTTATGACAAGGAATTAGATTACTCcccaaaatcaaacaaaattttacacttCTGTTATTACCAACAGTCTGTTATTATCTTACAACAGGAAATAGCCAAGCTGTATACTACCATCTCACTCTCACTGCTTGACTAGATTATTCTACTTGACACGGTACTTGATTAAACctgataatcaaataaaattattcattcctTCTGACACACGTCTACTTTGAAGAATTGACTCtgttatatgatataatataagaGACTGACTCGCTGTTAAATTATTTGCCTCTCACAAACTCGGTTTTATACCTAACACCAacctgaataaatatttatcattttatatagtttattacttGACAAGGTGTATCAGTGGTGATGAACTGAGTAGTTGCCACTGAGTACTGCCAGAGAAAAATTATTCTGTCGACCAGAGAAGTCAGCAAATTGTGAATCGTTAAAAAACAACTTTGATGCTATGACATTGGTTTTTGATCTAACTCAACTGTTGAATGCTTTTACTGTGAATGTTCATATTAACTCTATTGATTTAAGTCAAGAAAAGCTTCCTAGACTCACTGAACAAGTAAAAACATACAAAGAAATAATGACAACTTTTAAAccaatcataaataaaaaacctttaaaagggaaaaaatatacAACTGAAGTTGTGAATGCTGTAatacaatgtatacattttattctttcGGTACCCTCTAATGAAAACGTAGaacaagagaaaaaaattaataagagaCATAAATCAAAACAATTGCAACGAAAAActaccaaaaaacaaaaaaatctagaACAGTTTCAACCTCTTTGTCTTCTTCGTCAGACTCATCTTCCTGTAGTGAAGACACAGAATCAgactttgatagtctttttaGAAATAGATCTTTAAGAAAGGGACCTATAGTCTTAAGCCAACAGTTTCAGtgcttaaaaaataagaaaaggttTAAGTTCACATCACCAGGAGAGCAGGgaacacatttaattaaaattgaagtaaCAAAAACCAAAGATCTTAAGTATTGTAGTTCAAGTAGTATGTATTGGCAAATGGTCTCAAAAAAAGgtttgtttttgattgattcAAGTAAGGAAGATGAAAAAGAAGCTGTGAAAAATCTCTTCTATATTAACCATTTTTGGTAAGAAAGTTAAGAATATAGAGAATACCAAATTGACAGTAGTAGATCAGAAAACAAGTAAAGGCGAGGACACACCTGTCATGCAGTGCTCCGATCCGGCTCATGTCcaatatttcgtaaaaaatcTGACCGGTATGGGATCGGAAAGGAATGAGCACACGTGTCATGTTTACTTCCGATTTTCTTTCCGATTTTACATTAGTCCAACTCGAGATCGCCAGTCTTGAGTCAGACGCCAGTTAAAATGACCTTGGAGCGTACTGTGCACTAATGTTGAATTTTAGTAATCGTGAATTAGCTATCGTGGCTATTTGTTTGGATGAAGAAgatcaaaataataaacagtcaTTTATGAAGAGTAGTGGAAAACGTGAATATTGGGTACATGATGCATGGAAAACAAGACAAGAAGAAGGGGAGTTTACCACACTTTTACCTCATCTGTTGGACGACGAGACGaaattttttcattactttagaaTGCCGATGCATACCTTCAATCAGTTGGAACTTAAACTCAAAGAACATTTAACCATGCAAGACACGTATTTTAGAAAAGCAATCACTCCTAGACACCGCTTGGCAGTATTTTTAAGGTAAGATACTAttccatttacaaaaagttcTCTTGTCAAAaggattatttatatttctaggaTCGATATATCTAGGATTAtttatatagaacattttattttattaaccttgctttatgacaattatttttccaaataaatttgaaCTCTAGTTGGATTTAAAAAACGCACAATAAGCACaagaaaattaccaaaaggaaatttattaacattagatTACAATTTCACAGTcaatatatgaaatgtttaaagaaaaagatattaagaaaaaaacttgAACATTCTACATCTTTGATGaatgatatatttaaagtttaaaaaatgtagtgtAAGTTTCTTCATTGTATGCAGGAGATGTTGATGCAGGTTGAATACCTTTTGAGAAATCCGCATACGATACATCTCCTTCCGACAGTGTAGATGTTGTAAGAGACATTGAATCAGAGGACATATTGTTTGGAGGAACCATGTTAGTTTGTTGGTTGCTATTTTCAAGAAGCTCCTGTAATTCATACTCTTGGACAATATTGAAAATCTTTCCTTTAGCAGAATGAAAACGGACAGGATGCAGTGATTTCAGAGTTGTAGCGATTCTGGACAAAAATGTATCGACAGGGTGCTGTCCATGATTTTCACTTGACTCTTTTTTCTTCTCAGCCAATATGTATGCCATTAGCTGAGATGATGCAGTCTCTTGAGGTTTTGCTTCAAGCTTCCTTTTGCGTTTTGCGGATAGAGGTCTATGGTCGATGGAAACTCGACTTGCTGGAGTTGTAGGTGTTAGCAACGACACGGATTCTACACTCTCCTGAGGTTCAATGTCATTGACATCTTGTGACTCCTTGGTGGAGTTCTGCTGATGAGAGTCATTGAGTTGAGTTTCATCACTTATGTCCTCTTCATCAGGAACATTACTTAGGCCTTTCCGTTCACCGAGATGAGGAATCAAGAACTCAAGGATGGACTCAAGTTTGTATTTATTGGTTGATGTTCCCGCCTGTCCAGATTTGGTTTTCCTTTTCTGTCTAGCTCTTCGCAGACTGTCTCGAATTCCGTTCCACTTCTTTTTACATTCCTCCTCTTCTCCTAAAAATgatagaaatttattaatataagttgTTTGTTACAGGTTTCTTGCCACAGGCGATTCTTTCAGTTACCATATTCATTCAGTTACAGAATGGGAAGAAGTACAGTTGGTTCCATTGTTCATCATACAAGCAGAGCGGTAATTCAAGTAGTTTTGAACGAAGTAATGCCAGCTCCGAATGAGGACAAGTGGAATGAAATAGCAATAGAATTTTGGAAAAAGTGGCAGTTTCCCAATTGCATTGGTGCTATGGACGGTAAGCATGTAACAATACAAGCTCCAAAATCGTCAGGAAGTCTCTATTGGAACTACAAGAAAACGTACTCCATTGTTCTTTTAGCTGTAGTTGATGCTCGGTACAACTTCATTTTTGTAGATGTCGGAAGCTACGGAAGAAACTCAGATGGTGGTGTTTTGTCTAATTCCAACTTTGGTAAAAATCTATCTCAAAACCAACTTAACATTCCTGAAAAAAGTGTCTCCCAGGAACAGATACTGAACTTCCCATGGTTATAGTTGCCGATGAAGCTTTTCCCCTCACAAACAACATTATGAGACCATTTCCTGGGAAGAACTTGTCTAACGAACAGAGAATTTTCAACTACAGATTGAGTAGAGCACGTAGAATATCGGAAAACGTGTTTGGCATTATGGTGCAAAAATGTAGAATGTTCATGAGACCTCTCAAGGGAAGTCCTGACAACATAATGAGAATTGTACTTGCAACATGCATCTTACACAACTTCATTCGAATTTATGAAGACTACAAAGTGCCTGAAGCAACCCATGATACTGACACGGCTCCATGGGAGACATCTCGTCTCCAGCACTTTCCACGTCGCAGAGGAGGGGAAAATCGTGAAGCATTTAATATAAGAGAGCAATTCAAATAATTCTTCAATTCTGAAGAGGGTAGTGTGGAGTGGCAAGAACGTCGGGCCTTCATAAGTTGAtaagtttgttatattatttccATTGGAACTATTCAAAGCAATgcatatttcagtttatattttattaattattatactaaatatttttatctattagaaaatatttttgaaaacctgTGTAATCTGAAGAAAGcctataacataaaataaaaatgataacaaaatgATGATAAAATGTTTCTACAGTTACCCAAAAAGTGCCTATTTTTGCACTTACTATAGCACGTACAATAGTCTATTCCTACACCAGTGCGTAAAGTTAATTATTTgagtacataaaattatattttacttatccCATATTTGCAACCTGGAATTCAAAACAAGATTTACAACCAAATTCACAACACAATTAATAGTGAGTACCTTATACGCAGGTTCCCTATTCAGCATTCAAAAATAAGTTGGCAGTCTTGCTTcagaacacaaaaatattaagaacCATAGTCTAATAAATACACAGTTGCGTCACTCggatacaaaaatttaatgtgtaatttGAGTGTAAAGTGTTGTAACTGCACTCAAGGAACTTTTTTCATTCGCCTCCGGCTCGTGAAAAAAACTGTTTCTCACGGTGCGGTAATCGATCACTTCACACTCTAGTCACACAAATAATTAAAGCGGGACAAAGTCTACTAGTATTACGTAGTAAATTGTATAAACCAAAACAAATCTTctgaatgaaattaattaatttaagtacaacAGTTGCGGCCAGTTGCAcaaaaaggaattaaatttaatcatgGTAAGATGACGTCATCTTACCGtgattaagtttaatttgttttgtgcaACTAGCTGCATGTATACCAAAAATATGTAGTTGTACCTACATATGACAACATGTAAAACAAGTTATTGTTATAAGATATTGTTAATGATAACTGATAATCGATATTTTGGTACTAATAATCTGAGTATTTATCTATTCTAGTTCTCACCTTCTACGTTCAATTCCTTTGCAacttttttccaaataatatCCTTGTAGTCAGAGTTTCTATATTGTTCTTGAGTCTGATCATACAAAACTGGAAAGTTTCTTACACTTTCGATCAGCTCCTCCGCTTTTATAGCCGCC
Proteins encoded:
- the LOC124370971 gene encoding uncharacterized protein LOC124370971 → MDEDKVLNVLNSLSFGNNQNISDEDYSVYADYFSERPLSSDESSSEDEEEPIGLPEQDTSVNIADISLLNDIPKVDEIQDMLVADAGNNVDVINIENVIIEIEANNQQVLDENDGGHNLVMVDVAANLVDTFDAVNDRNIVQNFKGTSCGCKGNCSGMFSAEEFVEMRYECAELDHYHGHVNKLDQVILGQLRSLTNDTTLTSRSHRKNTERKNSRTTFYLKGRPVCKNTYMFAHNIKIKRLKRLTKMYNTSGLIATAHGNTGKVKKNVTSFKDTEFVVKFLQNYAEQHAIILPGRSKTVYNTSLKLLPSSDSKVKIYDKYRASFTDEMQEKPVHQKIFTNIWRDICPDIVVMKPRSDLCAICQKHYTSGAEMASVSEEIKMQTLEKMTLHLETVAKERKHYNDTIKKTRENLENGDTSTVHYSFDMAQQVHIPSNPMQPGPIYFLVPFKVGIFGVMCETKNQQINYLIPESVSTTKGSNLIVSLFDHYLESNSSGEDVMYIHADNCVGQNKNNILMGYLAWRICEHKNKKIVLSFMPVGHTKFACDWAFGLLKKKFRVTNVSSLSDLVDCIEKSTPSKRVNSAVMVGNEKGEVALKTYDWLRFFQNHSAKKIAHITQYNHFEFSVEYKGKVHCKTELDGNEFVHQIFALQDGPHGFPDEIIPEGMTRQRREYLHKNIRQYCKEEFKDTLCPPVEPEQATEAMAAADPEPDNPAAVLGPSKKRRKRSV
- the LOC124370973 gene encoding uncharacterized protein LOC124370973; translated protein: MAAIKAEELIESVRNFPVLYDQTQEQYRNSDYKDIIWKKVAKELNVEGEEEECKKKWNGIRDSLRRARQKRKTKSGQAGTSTNKYKLESILEFLIPHLGERKGLSNVPDEEDISDETQLNDSHQQNSTKESQDVNDIEPQESVESVSLLTPTTPASRVSIDHRPLSAKRKRKLEAKPQETASSQLMAYILAEKKKESSENHGQHPVDTFLSRIATTLKSLHPVRFHSAKGKIFNIVQEYELQELLENSNQQTNMVPPNNMSSDSMSLTTSTLSEGDVSYADFSKGIQPASTSPAYNEETYTTFFKL